The following is a genomic window from Solanum lycopersicum chromosome 6, SLM_r2.1.
AACGCAACACaacaaaataaactatgaaatgatacataacaaccatccaaacaagcTATTACTGATCCAAACTAGTTCTAATTAAGAAAATGCAATCTTCTCTCCCTGAATGACCCTTTCAATTCACTCATACATCAGAAGCATATATTAAAACGCCATAAGAAAGAAAAGGGGAAAAGGGTTATCGTTAGCTACCTTTGGAGGATGTGATAAAGAGGATCAACAATCTTGTTACGAGTCCAAGAACCAATTTTTGATACAATCTGATTAACCATCTTGTGTCCTCTCCTCTTCCTCACTCTTTCTTCACTTTCAACCTTCAATTATGTAATTCAACACCAACCCAAATCGACAAACACAGTTATAAAGAGCAAAACAATTGATTCACAGGTAAGCTCAGTAGGTGGTGGATCATGTAGGCTTCGTTAGAACAGGGAAAAAAGGGGTCGAAATGTGAacaaatttgaaacaataaactTTGTGGATATTCTTATCTTTTGGGTTTCTTTTTACGTTTTTCAAAGAGAATTAAATATAGGTGTACACGCCATCAATAGCTTTCACAAAAGTCTTTACTTCTGCTGCGGGGGATTTGGGGTTCTTGATTCAACACAGAACAAGGGAATGTATcaacaaattgaaaaataaagaagcaaaCGGCGTCGTATGCGTACGTGTCTGGTTTGGTGACAAGTGGAAAAAAATATCCTTGTATATTTGTGGATGAAAAATGAGACAAGGGAAATAGGATAGTGACAGGAAGAAAATTAAATGCAGGTGCAGGCTCAATTTATTTATAACATGATATTTAAGCAAGTCGAGGTTGCAAGGtaataatttttgttgaaaaattacgAATGCATATTTAGATTCGAATATTTTGCTAAAAGTGTGTTTATGCATATACACTTCCAACAGCCAAATGTTGATTGCAACTTCTACAGCTTTTCTTCTGCTACTATCTTCAAACCTTATACAATGAAATTTACTTTCAAATTTTGTAGATCTAATATGATAACTAGTCAAATAATCTCACCAAAATAGCCAAAATGGGATTCATATAATGTTAATTATGCATCTCTTTTGGCTTAActcaaaagacaaaaaaatgtaaaattatagTATCAAGTCtttctccaaaaaaatttaGCTTGAAAAATAGGAAAGTGGGTTGTTGGTCTCTCATCTAAACCAGCACCCTGGTTGAGTTTTAACCCTATGTATCAACAACGAAGACATACATACACAGTGCTACACCACCGAAGAGTTCAAAAGCACAAATTCGTAGACGAGAGTAAGCACTAGATTAATGAGGAATAGGTGGTAACTGAGCATTTCGCAGGCACAAAAACAAACTCATGTAACAAGAACTTCTCATAAAGTTTAAAGCTTCTTCGACAGAGCAATAATATGCAAATGACAAACATCAAGGTACATATCGAACTAATGTCTCTAACATTGTCAAGCATGTGAACCAAACACAAATATTGGCAGAGCAGCTCTCGAATCCAATTGTAGAAAGCTCTTAGTTCAATCTCTGCGCAGCTTCCTTAGCTAGAACTCTCTCCTTGGCCTTGGTCCTGGCCTGTGACTTGGAGCCCATGATACCACCACCCCACTTCTTCCTGTTCTCTTCATACTTGTCATTGAAGTTAGCCTGAAAAAGTAAACATGCATGAAGGACGAATCTTAGAAGAGCTTTTCAGCAAAATGCAATACAAACTAAACTAGTCACTAATAAAGATACCTTGATTGCCTCCAAAACTCTGCTAAACTCCATTTTGTCTTCATTCTTCACGGTTGTCAAACACAAGGCTGAAGCAGTTTTCTTATGCACGATCTGTGCAAAGTCATCAATATTAGTATCTAATCTGTTGGGAAACATTAAGTATACAGACATAGTATTACCTACCGATCCTAAACGTGCTTTCCCCTTCACAATGCAGTAAGGGATTTCCATCTTTCTGCAAAGCGCAGGAAGCCAGACAACCAACTCTATTGGGTCCACATCATGAGCAATCACTACTAACTGAGCTTTGTTCTAAAAGGGCATCAATGGAAAATAGTTACTAGAAAGATCAAAAGAGTGCTTGAGAAAGTAGAAGAGAATTTGCAAGACTGAAACAAACCTGCTCAATAAGGTAAGTGATGTGCTTCAGCCCATACTTCACAATAATAGGTTTCTTTGTCTCGGGAGTTTTTCCTTCTGCTTCAGCTTGAGCCCTTTTAACAAGACGCTCCTTCTTTGCAGCTTTGTCCTCAGGCCTGTACTTAAGAAGCATCTTGAAAAGGTTTGTAGCTGCATTTAGAGAGCAAAGTCGTTGGAAAAATTCAAATCAGTATCACTGTGATAAATTAACTCATGCAAGTAAAGCAAAACAAAATGAGTTGAGAGATGATAAATAATACAATCAATTTTGGTCTACTGGAAAAGTAGGAACGCATGATGGTTACATGGCAGCAGCTTAGTCTTTTAAGAATGACCACAAGAAGGTAATACTACATTTTCCCAAAAAGTATTTTTCCACAAAATGATCGATATATTTTCAGGTGTTAGGCTAGCAGTGAAAAGCAAAtgcaacaaaaaattatttgtccaAGAACTTTGCAAAAGCACAAGTCCAttttacaaaagaaaatgagaaataatAAATGAAGAGACAATAATACACTGACCTTGACCACAACTTAATAATTTCCCTATAGTCCATGATTCTATAGACACAGACACAGTAAAGTCCAACATGATTCAATAGGCACAGAGACAGCAAAGTCAAACATGTTGGAAAAAAATGGTCTTGAACAAATATCACTATCCGATTAGGTACAATCAAATTTAACACCCCTTAAAGAAACAATACAAATGTATAGAACTAAGAATATGCAAAATGTATTATTCCAGGATGAATTCGAACAAAATATAACAGTGGTAGTTTCTGAATTAATTGTACTTCTCCCCAAAAGAGCTTCTTCTAAAAGGGAAAATAATAGCTCAGTCTGCCTCTTGGTTAGTTGGTTatgaactaataaaataatccaGCCAACAGTTTCAGAGATGTGAGCCTGCAGGTGTCATCCATATTGCTCGCCCATCAAAAGACGAGGTCTTAGCAAACTTTACCGAGAGGTGACATAATTGGAATCATGAGAATCCACAAGCCAAGCACAATAACAACTCATTCAACTGTCTTCAAGTAAGTGAGGCATAGTTCAAACGCATTATAGTTCcaataaaatactcaattcctaattaatttctttgttACTCATGACGTAAGTTCCGGTAAAAGTTCACACGGGCCAAAAAGGTATTATCATTATTCTCAATGAAGCAGCTGCAAATACAGTGGATTGGACATAGATGATTGGTTGTCTAATTGTTAACCAAAATCGCAACATGAAATTAGGATAATGATAGTATACTGACCGAGATTCTTATCAAGGGTTTTGGTGAACTGGTTTAGAGCAGGAGGAACCTTCAATCGCATCTTGAGAATCCTCTTCTTCCTTTGTAGGGTAACATTCCGAGGCCATCTTACATTCCTTGTTACATCCTTCTTCGGCGGCAGCGCTCCACCAATACCGAACTGCTTTGGCCGCTTCTCGAACAGTGGATTCAACACCTTCGCCTTCTCTGGCTTCTTCTTAGCTGATACTGCAACACCCTTCTTTGGAGCCTACATTTTCCACAAACAAAGAAACAGAAATGTGAATACATATTCCAAAAAGGAGTTGTGGAGAAGGAAGTTCACCATGGCTAAGAGCTTACCATTTTTTGCTTGAGACGGCGACCGGAGGACAGAACCCGGAGAAACAGCCTATCTTATATAAGGCTAAATCAATTTGTATGGATTGGGCCATGGACTccttttaataagaaaaattagcACCACCTGGCCATTCCCGACAATCTATTTAAACAAGGGtaacttttatatataacaaagtataaaattaatatttgtatgctatagcaaaatttacataattatactctataacaaacatataaatgtataatttgctatacatatacaattgaaacgaattgtataaaatgagcaAGAGAAAGAGACTAGGGCAGAGGATTGTAtgaaacaaattatataattataagtgtataggacgattatatacaatttgaatttgtataaatgagaaagagagaaaggcaaaagagacttgggcagggaatatacaattgaatcgaattttataaaacgagaaagagagaaattatatacaatttgaatttgtataaaacgagaaagagaaaaaggcaaaagaaactgggcaggtgAGTATTttcattgtataattataagtatataggatgaaaatatatgtagttacatgtatatatatttaattttctctcgctttatactaacagaaacgcaatttatacatttcatttttgtttgtataagcgagagaggcgaggttggcgagcgagattagggagagtgacgagcgagatctgggagagggaaataaaaatatatgtatttattcaatttcgtctcgctttatacaaatagaaatatattttatacacttgtatttgtataaaagtgagaggaagcgagcgagagaggagagTGACGAAtgagagtttgagggagagagatgACTGGCCAACAGTTTTCTATggaacaattaaatcaaagaatGGTTATagcaattaatttgatttattagtttgtcattatatacaattttctctttaaaTAATAGTCAGTTTGCAAATTAGTTGGAAAATGGCCAAATTCAATGTGGAATAAAATCTGATTAtagatataattaaaatttgaagctatgcctttagatttaaattttctCCTAATCATGTTTTGCAAATGGTTCACTCTTTGTTTTACCTTCAAGATGGATTTCAAATAGATTGACTAATGACTAATATTGTGATATACGAATCACTTTTTTGCTTTCTTTGATTTTCGAAAAGAGCATATTAGGTTCTTTTCCTTGCCCCAAAATATTTagtgtttttaaattttgtttttgtacGCTAGAAAGTTGCTAATTAAACTTAATATTCTTTATGGTTGTTTCCCCAAGTTATCGACTTCTTCTGAACTGATTACCAACATTTCTAAAAATTCCATATACTTAAGTGGTGTACATAACACAGTTCAGACTCCGAACATTGAGCTTTGAAGCATCCA
Proteins encoded in this region:
- the LOC101245956 gene encoding large ribosomal subunit protein eL8y-like, which codes for MAPKKGVAVSAKKKPEKAKVLNPLFEKRPKQFGIGGALPPKKDVTRNVRWPRNVTLQRKKRILKMRLKVPPALNQFTKTLDKNLATNLFKMLLKYRPEDKAAKKERLVKRAQAEAEGKTPETKKPIIVKYGLKHITYLIEQNKAQLVVIAHDVDPIELVVWLPALCRKMEIPYCIVKGKARLGSIVHKKTASALCLTTVKNEDKMEFSRVLEAIKANFNDKYEENRKKWGGGIMGSKSQARTKAKERVLAKEAAQRLN